The following proteins are encoded in a genomic region of Chaetodon auriga isolate fChaAug3 chromosome 8, fChaAug3.hap1, whole genome shotgun sequence:
- the seraf gene encoding von Willebrand factor D and EGF domain-containing protein, translated as MSFVGLVSTVLLASLAVLVGLCSARSDAPRGVAVGFVFDPKAKCEPPCEHAGICIRNNTCFCSKGYEGETCQYANCYPKCKNGGACLRPGKCRCPSGYGGRYCHKVTCEGGCWNGGECTAVNGVAKCICPSSWTGSKCQEAICPQGCKNGGVCVAPGICSCPEGWLGGACHTAVCTQPCVNGGKCISPNKCRCRPPFSGPRCEERKKAH; from the exons ATGAGTTTCGTGGGTCTCGTTTCAACGGTTCTCTTGGCCTCCTTGGCGGTTCTTGTCGGCTTGTGCTCCGCGCGCTCGGACGCGCCCCGGGGAGTCGCGGTCGGGTTCGTTTTTGATCCCAAAGCGAAGTGCGAACCTCCGTGCGAACACGCAGGAATCTGCATCCGCAACAACACATGCTTCTGCTCCAAAGGCTATGAGGGAGAGACCTGCCAGTATG CTAACTGTTATCCCAAATGTAAGAATGGAGGAGCGTGTCTTCGCCCTGGAAAATGCAGATGTCCTTCTGGATACGGAGGAAGATACTGTCACAAAG TGACGTGCGAAGGGGGATGCTGGAACGGAGGGGAATGCACCGCCGTCAACGGAGTGGCCAAGTGCATCTGCCCCTCCAGCTGGACCGGCTCGAAATGCCAAGAGG CGATCTGTCCCCAAGGCTGCAAAAACGGCGGCGTCTGTGTAGCTCCAGGAATCTGCAGCTGCCCGGAGGGGTGGCTGGGTGGTGCCTGCCATACTG CTGTGTGCACTCAGCCCTGCGTGAATGGAGGGAAGTGTATTTCTCCCAACAAATGCCGCTGTCGACCCCCTTTCTCCGGCCCCCGCTgcgaggagaggaaaaaggcccACTAG
- the tmem106ba gene encoding transmembrane protein 106Ba, with product MGKSQSHLAKHKDESQDALTADGEYRDSQTEEDGKNGDVSQFPYVEFTGRDSVTCPTCQGTGRIPRGQENQLVALIPYSDQRLRPSRTKLYVTISVALCLLLSGLAVFFLFPRSIDVSYVGVKSAYVSYDLDKRIVYLNITSTLNITNNNYYAISVTNITAQVQFSKTVIGKTKFNNSSVIIPLDERQIDYTVPTTIADEMSYMFDYCTLSTIKVHNIVVMMQVTVTTSYFGHTEQVSQEMYQYVDCGGNTTSLHGHVQVYQ from the exons ATGGGCAAGTCCCAGTCACACTTGGCCAAGCACAAAGACGAGAGTCAGGACGCGCTAACGGCTGATGGCGAGTACAGAGACAGTCAAACAGAGGAGGATGGGAAGAATGGAGACGTGTCTCAGTTCCCCTACGTGGAGTTCACCGGACGGGACAGCGTTACGTGCCCAACGTGTCAGGGCACCGGCAGAATCCCAAGAG GCCAAGAGAATCAGCTTGTGGCTCTGATTCCATACAGCGACCAAAGGCTCAGGCCAAGCAGGAC AAAGCTGTATGTCACGATATCAGTGGCActgtgcctgctgctgtctggccTCGCAGTTTTCTTCCTGTTCCCTCGCTCTATTGATGTCTCCTATGTCGGAGTGAAGTCTGCCTACGTCTCCTATGACCTGGACAAACGGATTGTCTATCTCAATATTACA AGCACTCTGAACATCACCAATAACAACTACTATGCCATATCTGTGACCAACATCACAGCCCAAGTACAGTTCTCCAAGACAGTGATAGGCAAGACCAAGTTCAACAACAGCTCAGTGATCATACCGCTGGATGAACGGCAG ATTGACTACACAGTTCCCACCACCATCGCTGATGAGATGAGTTATATGTT TGACTACTGCACCTTGTCAACCATTAAAGTTCACAATATAGTGGTCATGATGCA GGTGACAGTGACGACGTCCTACTTTGGCCACACGGAGCAGGTCTCCCAGGAGATGTACCAGTATGTGGACTGTGGGGGTAACACCACCTCCTTGCATGGGCATGTGCAGGTTTACCAGTAA